A DNA window from Ctenopharyngodon idella isolate HZGC_01 chromosome 10, HZGC01, whole genome shotgun sequence contains the following coding sequences:
- the LOC127519777 gene encoding uncharacterized protein LOC127519777 isoform X4, whose translation MTLLFYFLAVILLLIDNGASGVDTDRVSVKEGDSVTFHTGVQTNQQEVIKWYFNDIRIAEITGDLSYGCTDVRCNEGTERFRDRLKLDHQTGSLTITNTRNTDSGVYELRSISSSDSTDKTFNVTVTGVSAAERDEMKSISVKEGESVTLDPDDAKTTSDVISWFFLAKITEDPNKICSDVQCNQSNERFRDRLTVNQNGSLTMMNSRITDSGLYKLQINSSRNSFSISRMKIFSVSVIAVPGSDLSPDGVAVINAAVISVLLVVAVTVTVVYCRHRIHTAVPQNEKKDNSLDLKDIPLKEEDISLNQTEANKTI comes from the exons atgacGCTTCTCTTTTATTTCCTCgctgtgatattgcttttaatCGACAATG GTGCATCTGGTGTGGATACAGACAGAGTGTCGGTGaaggagggagattcagtcacttTTCACACTGGTGTTCAAACAAACCAACAAGAAGTTATTAAATGGTATTTTAATGACATTCGCATAGCTGAAATCACTGGAGATCTCAGTTATGGTTGTACAGATGTTCGGTGTAATGAAGGTActgagagattcagagacagactgaagctggatcatcagactggatctctgaccatcacaaacaccagaaaCACAGACTCTGGAGTTTATGAACTGAGGAGCATCAGCAGCAGTGACAGCACTGACAAGACCTTCAATGTTACTGTCACTG GTGTTTCTGCTGCTGAACGGGATGAAATGAAATCCATATCAGTGAAGGAGGGAGAATCTGTCACTTTGGATCCTGATGATGCAAAAACAACAAGCGATGTGATTTCATGGTTTTTTTTAGCTAAAATCACAGAAGATCCAAATAAAATCTGTTCAGATGTTCAGTGTAATCAAAGTaatgagagattcagagacagactgacgGTAAATCAAAATGGATCTCTGACCATGATGAACAGCAGAATCACAGACTCTGGACTTTATAAACTACAGATCAACAGCAGCAGGAACAGCTTCAGCATCAGCAGAATGAAGatcttcagtgtttctgtcatTG CTGTTCCAGGTTCAGATCTGTCTCCAGATGGTGTAGCAGTAATAAATGCTGCTGTTATTTCTGTTCTGCTGGTTGTAGCTGTAACTGTTACTGTGGTTTACTGTCGCCACAGGATCCATACAGCAGTACCACAGAAT GAGAAAAAAGATAACTCGCTTGATCTGAAAGACATTCCTTTGAAAGAAGAGGACATATCCTTGAATCAGACTGAGGCcaacaaaacaatataa